From a region of the Phormidium ambiguum IAM M-71 genome:
- a CDS encoding DEAD/DEAH box helicase, whose amino-acid sequence MASKLQIPELLQAWLSYIHIENLCNAKVDAREDSSPRIWDKGVTLLGDKLLLEETLFKEFKQQLKDSKTNSKAKELLIAVAFPQLYVIEEGGRQFRPLFTIDISPIFAGNYRKSGWDLTAFEFQPIIPNLMEWYGLDEEAAESLVTLEGLKVFLETTFNRPFKTLQDFIGLIELPPSPVRSKLLPYLLNFGYVPFNHNLKKDLQKINSAPRWDWAVPEHPAYEYLHGQPQMPQHEVLFLGAFPISPPDDYQTSALKHSQSNPLTAVIGPPGNGKTTLLLHQIAQQVVKRAVQLATYGEDESNLTLVTSTNNRAVNNVEELLTINFPSEQFYLSGGSKELVDTQVLPKLQTALEMLAAETFDSVVWESTKQQLLAGVQQLQSHLKQDAYYQQQRGVDEQLLEQINGDIEVLEQAIKTSTSDFQHQSEQKPTRDYSEFPLEAYQQIQQHLDNAWHSLPPVDYSQLSGKGGNWLIRLWHRIQIFWQEITKSSPRYVLKRLHKQVEMPVLATLATPFPFQIPLTTESLAAARQSVSQLLSVAFDWQQQNRPSKRQQQSESLQRQLTDLITRRSQVQNRLTSYPTKDFYSRFYTDYHSLQVQLFELSWQFQQLEALRRKDEVIASIKTYIAILNNEWEAYRQLALNWQSIYRDISLLFPVFLSTLHSIRRLFPYPDTGCIARVIVDEAGQIPVHQVFPALVRCHQALIVGDPWQLEPVVQLSNQKKEEYRQTAFLESGLTEENYDLYSPSACTAYHRAAGASGQSGEIGNGIILKQHYRCVPSIITFSDRLCNYGMEIDTQEKPSRLGTNLLAIHVEGDYSNHVNTLEIEKVAALIQELLAAGYSLNSPDSLNTIGVISPYRSQANALQLTLQSRWNNFPSDSIGTVHTFQGGQKAAIILSTRQCHSTDSLWFINRQPNLLNVAVSRARELFILVGNLERLKKEGYTKQLVEYIEQFGEVR is encoded by the coding sequence ATGGCTTCAAAGTTACAGATTCCAGAATTGTTGCAAGCGTGGCTTTCTTACATCCACATCGAAAATTTGTGTAATGCCAAAGTAGATGCTAGGGAGGACTCTAGCCCTCGCATCTGGGATAAAGGCGTGACACTCCTGGGAGACAAATTGCTGCTGGAAGAAACCCTGTTCAAAGAATTCAAGCAACAATTGAAAGACAGCAAGACCAACAGCAAGGCAAAAGAACTGCTAATCGCTGTAGCATTCCCTCAGCTGTACGTCATCGAAGAAGGTGGCCGTCAATTCCGCCCTTTATTCACGATCGACATTTCCCCCATCTTTGCAGGGAACTACCGGAAAAGTGGATGGGATTTGACCGCTTTCGAGTTCCAGCCGATTATCCCTAACCTGATGGAATGGTACGGATTAGACGAAGAAGCAGCCGAGAGTTTGGTTACTCTAGAAGGATTGAAAGTATTTCTAGAAACCACGTTCAATCGACCCTTTAAGACACTACAAGACTTTATCGGACTGATTGAATTACCACCTTCTCCCGTGCGGTCAAAACTGCTCCCCTACTTGCTGAACTTCGGTTACGTTCCCTTCAACCATAATCTGAAAAAAGATTTGCAGAAAATCAACTCGGCTCCCCGCTGGGATTGGGCAGTCCCGGAACATCCAGCTTACGAATACTTGCACGGACAACCCCAGATGCCTCAGCATGAGGTGTTATTTTTAGGGGCTTTCCCCATCTCACCCCCTGATGACTATCAAACCTCAGCACTCAAACACTCTCAATCTAACCCGCTAACGGCTGTAATCGGACCACCAGGAAATGGCAAAACCACATTGCTGTTGCACCAGATAGCTCAACAAGTGGTTAAACGAGCCGTACAATTAGCCACTTATGGTGAAGATGAAAGTAACCTAACTCTTGTCACTAGCACTAACAATCGTGCTGTCAATAATGTAGAAGAACTCTTAACCATCAACTTCCCCAGCGAACAATTTTACCTATCGGGAGGTTCCAAAGAGTTAGTGGACACTCAAGTTCTGCCTAAATTGCAAACTGCTCTTGAAATGTTGGCAGCAGAAACGTTTGACTCGGTTGTTTGGGAATCAACTAAACAACAATTGTTGGCTGGTGTTCAGCAATTACAATCCCATCTCAAGCAAGACGCATATTACCAACAACAACGAGGTGTTGATGAACAACTGTTAGAACAGATTAATGGAGATATCGAGGTACTAGAGCAAGCGATAAAGACTTCCACCTCTGATTTCCAGCATCAGTCAGAACAGAAACCTACAAGAGACTACTCTGAATTTCCACTAGAAGCGTACCAGCAGATTCAGCAACATCTCGATAACGCTTGGCATTCCTTACCGCCTGTAGATTATTCGCAGCTTTCCGGTAAGGGTGGCAACTGGTTGATTCGACTTTGGCACAGGATTCAAATATTTTGGCAAGAAATAACCAAAAGCAGTCCTCGCTATGTTCTTAAGCGCTTGCATAAACAAGTAGAAATGCCCGTGTTGGCAACGCTGGCTACTCCCTTTCCTTTTCAAATTCCACTGACGACTGAATCATTAGCCGCAGCCCGCCAAAGTGTTTCCCAACTCCTTTCTGTAGCTTTTGATTGGCAACAACAAAATCGTCCTAGCAAGAGACAACAGCAGTCAGAGTCTTTACAACGCCAACTTACTGACTTGATTACTCGCCGTTCTCAAGTCCAAAACCGACTCACCAGCTATCCTACTAAAGATTTTTACAGTCGTTTCTACACTGACTATCATTCGCTACAAGTACAATTATTTGAGTTGTCTTGGCAATTCCAGCAACTTGAAGCCTTGCGACGAAAAGACGAAGTGATAGCTTCTATTAAAACTTATATTGCGATTTTAAATAATGAATGGGAAGCGTACCGTCAGTTAGCGCTGAACTGGCAAAGTATTTATCGTGATATCAGCTTGTTGTTTCCAGTCTTTCTCAGCACTTTGCATTCTATCCGCCGTTTGTTCCCCTATCCTGATACTGGCTGTATCGCTCGCGTAATTGTCGATGAAGCGGGTCAAATTCCTGTACATCAAGTATTTCCAGCTTTGGTACGCTGTCATCAAGCTTTAATTGTAGGAGATCCGTGGCAATTAGAACCAGTTGTTCAGTTGAGCAACCAGAAAAAAGAGGAATATCGCCAAACAGCTTTTTTGGAAAGTGGATTAACAGAAGAAAACTATGATTTGTATAGTCCGAGTGCTTGTACGGCTTATCACAGGGCTGCGGGAGCTTCAGGGCAATCTGGGGAAATTGGTAATGGTATTATTCTCAAACAACATTACCGTTGTGTGCCATCCATCATCACTTTTTCAGACCGTCTTTGTAATTATGGCATGGAGATCGACACCCAAGAAAAACCTTCTCGACTGGGGACTAACTTGCTTGCTATCCACGTTGAAGGCGATTACTCCAACCACGTTAACACCCTAGAAATTGAGAAAGTTGCAGCTTTAATCCAAGAGTTGTTAGCAGCAGGTTATAGTCTTAATTCCCCTGACTCTTTAAACACAATTGGAGTTATTTCACCTTATCGTAGTCAAGCCAACGCCTTACAATTAACATTGCAGTCGAGGTGGAATAACTTTCCTTCAGATAGCATTGGTACGGTTCACACTTTCCAAGGTGGACAAAAAGCAGCGATAATTTTATCGACTCGCCAATGCCATTCAACTGATAGCCTTTGGTTTATTAATCGTCAACCTAATTTACTCAACGTTGCTGTTAGCAGAGCTAGAGAATTGTTTATTTTGGTGGGTAATTTGGAACGATTGAAAAAAGAAGGCTATACCAAACAATTAGTCGAGTATATCGAGCAATTTGGTGAGGTTAGATAA
- a CDS encoding ParB/RepB/Spo0J family partition protein, with product MNRKRTAKPYGGQITTPPPSWLSPLEADTPQAATESNVKLTDIHLPQEQPRRYFDPEALKELVSSVKQHGILQPLLVRPLSSGGYELVAGERRWRAAQAAGLEEVPVVVRELSDQQAFQLALIENLQREDLNPVEETEGILHLLAIRLESNMEAVKSLLYRMKNANSKGEDSRRNVSPKPETSLATTEVGEVTDESRRNVSPNSETDPEQFRRNVSPNSDASESSNEQQDVSSVSAQKESRRNVSPNLDEETLKTVQEVFDGLGLMNWLSFTTKRLPLLNLPKEILADLREGKLEYTKAQALARVKDNELRKQLLSETVANNWSLSEIKEQIKARTEASSTPSSVTSTRVPERLKDITQQIRKRRLWENPEKQNQLETLLGQLEALLNEN from the coding sequence ATGAACCGCAAACGCACTGCTAAACCCTATGGAGGTCAAATTACAACTCCCCCTCCTTCTTGGCTATCTCCACTTGAAGCTGATACTCCTCAAGCTGCCACTGAAAGCAATGTTAAGCTCACAGACATTCACCTCCCCCAAGAGCAGCCTAGACGGTATTTTGACCCGGAAGCTTTAAAAGAATTAGTCTCGTCAGTCAAACAACACGGTATCCTCCAACCTTTACTAGTGCGTCCTCTTAGTTCAGGAGGTTATGAACTGGTTGCTGGAGAACGCCGTTGGCGAGCAGCACAAGCAGCCGGACTTGAAGAAGTGCCAGTAGTAGTGCGGGAGCTATCCGACCAACAGGCGTTTCAGTTGGCTTTAATTGAAAACTTGCAACGCGAAGACCTCAACCCGGTTGAAGAAACTGAAGGCATTTTGCACCTATTGGCTATCAGGCTAGAGTCCAATATGGAAGCTGTCAAATCCTTGCTCTACCGGATGAAAAACGCCAATAGCAAAGGGGAAGATTCTAGGAGAAACGTTTCTCCTAAACCAGAAACTTCTTTGGCAACAACTGAAGTGGGAGAGGTAACAGATGAATCTAGGAGAAATGTTTCTCCTAATTCAGAAACCGACCCAGAACAATTTAGGAGAAACGTTTCTCCTAACTCGGATGCTTCTGAGTCATCCAATGAGCAGCAAGATGTAAGCTCTGTTTCTGCCCAAAAAGAATCTAGGAGAAACGTTTCTCCTAACCTAGATGAGGAGACATTAAAAACTGTACAAGAGGTGTTTGATGGCCTGGGACTGATGAATTGGCTTTCCTTCACCACTAAGCGCCTTCCCTTGCTCAATCTGCCAAAAGAAATTCTAGCCGACCTGAGAGAGGGCAAGCTGGAATATACCAAAGCCCAAGCTTTAGCACGAGTGAAAGATAATGAACTCCGAAAACAATTGCTATCGGAGACAGTTGCTAACAACTGGTCTTTGAGCGAAATCAAAGAACAAATCAAAGCCCGCACGGAAGCTAGTTCTACTCCATCTTCTGTTACATCAACCAGAGTGCCAGAGCGCCTCAAAGATATAACCCAGCAAATCAGGAAACGTCGCCTTTGGGAAAACCCGGAAAAACAAAATCAGTTGGAAACTCTTTTAGGTCAACTGGAAGCCTTACTGAATGAAAATTAA